In Mytilus edulis chromosome 13, xbMytEdul2.2, whole genome shotgun sequence, a single window of DNA contains:
- the LOC139500409 gene encoding ELKS/Rab6-interacting/CAST family member 1-like has product MTSMDIAYKHTIQQNEERFTQMMDKVESVINKKANLERENGELKCKIQHINHETTLEKELLKTKMETKCEILTQKNKSQSDKINKLDLDLGEINKEMQVRKNKIESLESSFTALRKDIEDKDKEILSLKIHASSGDGEFQTVPISRPSKPSVILMGTSNTENIDPRISPDYNVHKVTAYTLDETEKELQKLESEPNVIVLHSLTNELMNKTPNDCVDRMTRICDDIRSRFNNIKIVISLPTPRSDSEDYNSDGQLITILMKTKFRGDDSVILCDNSNLAYKGQVMNRYIAQDQFHLTPDGTAVLAANIRDCIDKALNLPPRSTQGRNGYGRGRPYRGRGGRGGRRGYGRGRRGYR; this is encoded by the coding sequence ATGACTTCAATGGACATTGCATATAAACATACCATTCAACAAAATGAAGAAAGGTTTACTCAAATGATGGACAAAGTAGAATCTGTGATTAACAAAAAGGCTAATTTAGAAAGAGAAAATGGAGAACTAAAATGCAAAATTCAGCATATAAATCATGAAACTACACTTGAAAAAGAACTACTGAAAACCAAAATGGAAACTAAATGTGAGATACTTACAcagaaaaataaatcacaaagtgacaaaattaataaattagACCTGGATCTTGGTGAAATTAACAAGGAGATGCAGGTAAGGAAAAACAAAATAGAATCATTAGAATCATCATTTACTGCTCTTCGCAAAGACATTGAAGACAAAGATAAAGAGATTCTTAGTTTAAAAATACATGCCAGTAGTGGCGACGGAGAATTCCAAACTGTGCCAATATCTAGACCATCAAAACCATCAGTTATTCTCATGGGCACCTCAAATACTGAAAACATAGACCCTAGAATCTCACCAGACTACAATGTGCACAAAGTTACAGCATATACCCTTGACGAAACAGAAAAAGAACTCCAAAAGCTTGAGAGTGAACCAAACGTTATTGTGTTACACTCCTTAACGAACGAGTTAATGAACAAAACTCCAAATGACTGTGTTGACAGAATGACTAGGATATGCGATGATATACGTTCACGTTTCAATAATATCAAGATCGTGATCTCCTTGCCAACACCGAGAAGCGATTCTGAAGATTATAACTCAGATGGACAACTTATAACAATTCTAATGAAAACCAAGTTCAGGGGAGATGACTCTGTTATCCTATGCGACAATAGCAACTTGGCATACAAAGGACAAGTGATGAATAGATATATAGCTCAGGACCAATTTCATCTTACTCCTGATGGAACTGCTGTACTAGCTGCAAATATCCGTGACTGTATCGATAAAGCCCTTAATTTGCCTCCACGCAGTACACAGGGAAGAAATGGATATGGAAGAGGACGACCCTATAGAGGTAGAGGAGGCAGAGGCGGCAGACGTGGCTATGGACGTGGCCGTAGAGGATACCGATAG